A single Mercenaria mercenaria strain notata chromosome 9, MADL_Memer_1, whole genome shotgun sequence DNA region contains:
- the LOC123546013 gene encoding type-1 angiotensin II receptor-like has product MENGTIDLAEQLNDEFTQAILPVTIIVGIEVVFGFVGNLLVIYVFLFHYRVCTFRYFVLCLAFIDITCCITTMSGEVVTQLYWYVYPVRELCKIKSFFNVFTVTAEALCLVTIALDRYRKVCRPFGWQLKPRVAIYLCVIYYIIALCVALPTPFFWGLHSETKIYRNTSITVILCEKDEAFMQTDYPMGYISSVGAIISVLLVLMFVQYVFVAIKLLKERQQRMKSGKPTTKTSSSTASTSHCTIATSGIRSTENTRSNDSAISVCDDKTDEIVTSAAFIESDIRTDKKETIHSEKPKKTKTRKQRATKREVAIRVRRNTLIMFILTLTFIVTTVLYFVLITFIASSKNILQYLSDGQKAVYFFFLRLYFINHIINPAVYGLLDPQFQSALRKIKKK; this is encoded by the coding sequence ATGGAAAATGGTACCATAGATTTGGCAGAGCAACTTAACGATGAATTTACACAGGCTATTTTACCAGTCACCATTATTGTTGGAATTGAAGTTGTTTTTGGATTCGTCGGAAATCTGCTCGTGATCTACGTTTTCCTGTTTCATTATCGAGTTTGCACCTTCCGATACTTTGTCCTTTGTCTGGCATTCATTGACATAACATGCTGTATTACAACAATGTCAGGGGAGGTAGTTACACAGTTGTATTGGTACGTGTATCCGGTGCGAGAACTGTGTAAAATAAAGTCGTTCTTCAACGTATTTACGGTTACCGCCGAGGCTTTGTGTTTAGTGACAATAGCTTTGGATCGATACAGGAAAGTGTGTCGACCTTTTGGTTGGCAACTGAAGCCTCGAGTGGCCATATATCTATGTGTGATATATTACATTATTGCATTATGTGTTGCCCTTCCGACTCCGTTCTTTTGGGGTTTGCATTCGGagacaaaaatatacagaaatacgtCTATTACCGTTATACTGTGCGAAAAAGATGAAGCATTCATGCAAACTGATTATCCAATGGGCTATATCTCTTCAGTGGGTGCCATCATCAGTGTTCTATTGGTTCTGATGTTTGTACAGTACGTGTTTGTTGCCATAAAACTTCTGAAAGAACGACAACAAAGGATGAAGTCTGGGAAGCCAACTACAAAAACATCTTCATCTACAGCTTCTACATCACATTGTACCATTGCAACATCCGGTATAAGGTCAACTGAGAATACGCGCAGCAATGATTCAGCAATAAGCGTTTGCGATGACAAAACTGATGAAATTGTCACATCAGCAGCCTTTATAGAATCAGATATACGGACCGACAAGAAGGAAACAATTCATTCTGAGAAACCCAAAAagacgaaaacacgaaaacaacgTGCCACTAAGAGGGAAGTTGCCATTAGAGTACGGAGAAACACGCTGATCATGTTCATTTTAACACTGACATTCATCGTTACGACAGTGCTGTACTTTGTGCTTATCACTTTTATCGCTAGTTCAAAAAATATTCTGCAATATTTGTCTGACGGTCAAAAAgcagtttatttctttttcttgcgTTTGTATTTTATAAATCACATCATAAATCCAGCTGTGTATGGGTTACTAGATCCCCAGTTTCAAAGTGCGCTGAGAaagataaagaagaaataa